From Venturia canescens isolate UGA chromosome 3, ASM1945775v1, whole genome shotgun sequence:
AATTatgaattctctttttttctccgtctctTCTTtccttcgtgaaaaataagaCGTCTTTACACTATAAATTTCGTCCTCGAGAACCGGACTATTTTCGGATCGTCTAATCAAATTCGATTCAGTAAAAGATTGGGAATGTTGAAGTGGTGAAAAAAACCCATCTTACTGGCCTTGACGAAATACGTTGCACACTCGGATCTCGTAAGTTTATTACACGCGATCGCGTATAGTAGTTTTTTCGAGCCATTAAGGATATTTAGTGCCCACCGGAGTATAGGCTCAggcaaaaatcgaattttatgAGATTTGCTGTTCGTAGCTACGAAATAATGCTTCACTGATCGTTTCGAGTGTTAGACATAAGAAAGTTTTTCATCCTCTCTAtattgtgatgattttttcaacaatgaaatCGATTCGAAGCTTTCTCAAATCCATTGCAACTCTTTCGATATCGAGCTTGGAAGTGGTTCATTGATACCCTTGGAATCTTCCTCGAGGCAATTAAAAGCCAGCTCAAAATTCACTTTTCCTTATTCAACATCGAACGAAGCTTTTGGAAGAGGCTGTATCAGAGATATTTTTATCGAGATAGCTTCTTTAAATTACAGATGCAAAATTAGCGTAAAATGCAAATTGCTCGATGTGCCAATTCAATCGTATAAATCGTTGACAGTTTAAAGCTTTTTTCTATCTCACCGCGACTATTTAACGCCGATAATAAACGTCCGCCATTTCGCTCATCGAAAATtcttcactttcgattttctgCAATATTCACGAACGAACCGATGATGGGAAtccaaaaataatattgatcCATCAATGAATTTTGGAGCGGCttgaaatcgtgaaaaatgacgaaatcgAAAGGATGACTTCAAACGAGCCTCGAAGAACTGCGCACCTCGATTAATGCTTCCAGTCCAtgttttttcgatgaaatttttttaccattcgACACTTcattctcaaaatttcatttttccaggATTTTCGAGTCCCGTTCTCCAGGATATTTCAAAGATATTCTCAAAGGATGAACGAAAGTTTCAAGAAATGTCCAGTTTATttataaatgtgaaaaatgtctttttgTACATATCAATAGTTTCGTTCAATCAGAAAGAGACGTTTTTAGAGTTTCAGTACTTAGAATCGACGGCTAGGTTGAGGGAAAGGAATGGGACCGGGTCTGTTGCCACGGGATTCCTCGGACGGGTGAGACCTGATGAATTCGAGAGCGCGGAGGATGCCTTCGGGAACTGGTGGCGCAACTGGGAGATGAGCTCCCTGTGGCTGGAATCCGTTCTCGTCGGCGACGTAGCTGACCGAGATTGGGGTGCCGTCAGGTGCGGAGTACTGGAAGCTTCCTTGGGCAACGATGGCGGCTTGACCCTCTGCGTTGACGGGTCCAGGTTGTCCACTTTCCTGTGCATTAATTCCGTTTTCCGTCTCGTATGCATAGTTGTAAGAACCCTCGGGCGAAATGTCCTGGGCTTGGCGAAGGATGGCGATGGGTTGTTGATGCTGAGCGGAAGCTGCAGCGACGAAAGCCAGAGCTAAGatctgaaaaatcgaaataaattacattttcaGAGCTGGAATTTTGAGTACTCAAATTCCCAAATGTTAAATGCTACGACAATTTATTGAAACTGGTTAACGGTGTAAGTAGTtttcgaatgataaaaaaagcaTGAGCCATCTGTTGGCTGATGTTTGAAaagtttaataaaaatttagcaGCGTAAAAACttgcaaatttaaaaaaaaacgttaaagatCCACTTGACGGAACTACTATTTCGATGTTCTCAAACTTCCAACCGGAATATCCACGATCCTGCGTGCGCGTATCACTGTTTTTATGGGATTAtttatttgagaattcaagTTGCAACAAAGCACCGAATTCACTATTTCCTGTGAAATTTATTGAGACccgaatataaataaaattcaccccaaaacaaaaatagcaaaaaagtGGATTTCAAATAGCACCAAAAAATAATGGCCAGAAAATGACAGAACCGATTGGAACCGAAATATCGAATGCAGTTGACCATAAAATTGTTCACGAATAGACAATACTGTAGATCGAGAAAGCCCGATCGCGGACATTGGAATATCCACAGGGCACTCGATCGCAgcgatgaaatgaaaaaaacactcaCGAGGAACTTCATGTTGATAAAATTCGTGTTCGATCTCTTGCCGATTAAAGCTGGAGAATGTGATTGATTCTGGAGATTCGATGGGCGAGTATTTATACAAAAAACCATAGAGGATTCCCACCTCTTTTCTCAGGACGTTTGGTCATTTTCACATCGGTGTGAAACCCACGAGCATGTAAATACACACAGAACACACGGGGATAATAGCCTCGCAATATGAATATTACATATGCTCACAGTAGGCTTTCCTTCTCTCAAATTCAAAATCCCCAAGATATCCATAATTTAGCGAAGCATAGACGCAATATCTGCTTGACAGTGTTCGTGATGATGATAGAACTATAAATGCGAAGGAAAGGGgccgaggaggaggaggaggggaaGGCGAAGATTCAGTGAGATCCACTGTGCCAAAATTTATTTCCTAGCTCTGACCTTTACCGAAGCATCTTCTCCAAATCGTATGTGTTATATAATATAATCTCTGTGGACCAAAGATATTCTTCAcataaaaaagttttcgtGTTGGTGAGATTGGGTCGACTAGCCAACCGGTTAGTagatttcaattttcgattttaattCTTCCCGACGTATATTTTCTATCGTTATACAGTTTGCGGTGACCCTTCGAGCTGGCTCTGTAATTGGCTGTCATTTTCAAAGTCACGTTCACGTGGTTCGCGAATGTACGAAGACCTGAGAGAGCTTCGCTGACGCGAAGACTTTTGCGAAGCGGTCCTACGACGGGcgaaattagttttttttcgaacgtcGTTATTGAGCCTCGAAATTGATTCGCATTCGTTCTTGTTCGTTAGATTTGACGTTACGCCGTTGAGCAACTGGATTTCGTAACGAGTACTTCTTCGTAATCACTCTTGGCTCGTGGGAATgattaatcatgaaaattcgtttggTTGTCAAATGATTTAAACGGTTTAAGAACAAATTAATGGATTCCATTATGGTGTCGAGCgtttgttttccttttttgtttACATGCTCGAAgtacaccatttttttcgcgatcgaaagaagaCTCGCGAAATACAAAATGGAAAGCTGGTCCCATCATAGGAATAAAATAGCAAAGATGTCTGATGCAGAACAGAGCCAATCGACGATCCTGCCCCCAGCAATAATGACGTCACCGGGACCTCCAAAAATGTCATTcgacgagaaagtttttcataTAAATAGGCTTCGATGCACTTTAACCATCAACAGTCAGTCGATACCTGTACAAGCGTCAACATGAAATTCCTCGTGAGTTAAAATTTTGAATCACGCaccgaattttatatttttaactcATGTACATCCAAAACATTGCGAGTGCTACTAAATTTAATGATCGAACGATGAGGAtcgtaattttaaaaaaacgctTTTTTACCCACCAACCACGTTgtgagaaaaatcgttgcagAGTCAATAGATTTTATACACTCAAATATTGTGCGAAAATGCAACAAACTTTTCGATAAAGTTTTCAGCATAATGACTATAAAGTTTTGGTATATAAACCAAACAACCGCAAGATCGAACGTCGGAGACTATTAATCAAGTTTCAATATACGTGAATTAATAACGAGATTGTCCTGATATTGATTCGTGGCTTGAAGACTCACTCGTACGAGCCGGTAGCTGacgattaattcgaaatttattcacacGAAGGTTGTACATCATTTCCATATTTTCTTTGTCggaataaaatgttatttccAGTTTTGGGCTGTCACGGTCAACATTGTTTCATCAGCcgcgatgatgaaaatttttaagttTTCGGAACTTTACAAAATGGGTTAGCATCGCGATAAAACTTCACACGGCATCGATCCGGAAGACTCGAACTTTCATAGAATTTTAGTTtctcaaaaacttttttttatggagCAATTATTCGTGCCGGGCAGATTTGATCTCGACGAGCAAACTTGGAAGGTTTTCGAGGCTTACCATTTTCGAGATGACACTAAAAGCATAGAATTTGTAACAGTTCGTCTTCCGGCCACGTACGTGACGATATCGATCTTTCGCGACGACGAGCGTACCCGTGTTTGACCTGGTATTTAAGGTATCATTATGTAATTTGCACATAATCGAATGTCTCGAAGAGGTGCGTTGGGT
This genomic window contains:
- the LOC122407552 gene encoding endocuticle structural glycoprotein SgAbd-8-like, encoding MKFLILALAFVAAASAQHQQPIAILRQAQDISPEGSYNYAYETENGINAQESGQPGPVNAEGQAAIVAQGSFQYSAPDGTPISVSYVADENGFQPQGAHLPVAPPVPEGILRALEFIRSHPSEESRGNRPGPIPFPQPSRRF